The Epinephelus lanceolatus isolate andai-2023 chromosome 1, ASM4190304v1, whole genome shotgun sequence genome has a window encoding:
- the mitfa gene encoding melanocyte inducing transcription factor a isoform X4, which translates to MDPCVLLEKVQSHLENPTKYHIQQAQRQQVRQYLSTTLGGKAGSQCPSQPPEHGMPPGPGSSAPNSPMALLTLSSNCEKEMDDVIDDIISLESSYNEDVLGLMDPGLQMNNQLPVSGNLLDVYGNQGLPLPGLAISSSCPPNIKREYTAPGMKQVLDKPDSCGLYENYQRPEGFPVEAEVRALAKERQKKDNHNLIERRRRFNINDRIKELGTLIPKSNDPDMRWNKGTILKASVDYIRRLQREQQRAKELECRQRKLEHANRHLMLRIQELEIQARAHGLTVVSSPSVCTSDLMARAIKQEPVLGDCPADLYQHSSAPDMSPPTTLDLSNGTITFDQIPTDTGDPGPYGNPRTCKIKELVRDTLSPMSPSDPLLSSMSPDGSNNGSSLHSSSSSMEEKEHGC; encoded by the exons ATGGACCCATGTGTTCTCCTTGAGAAG GTGCAGTCCCACCTGGAGAATCCCACCAAGTACCACATCCAGCAGGCTCAGAGGCAGCAGGTGAGGCAGTATCTGTCCACCACCCTGGGAGGGAAAGCCGGCAGCCAGTGCCCCAGCCAGCCCCCCGAGCACGGCATGCCGCCCGGGCCCGGCAGCAGTGCCCCCAACAGTCCTATGGCTCTGCTCACCCTCAGCTCCAACTGTGAGAAAGAG ATGGATGATGTCATTGATGATATCATTAGCTTGGAGTCGAGTTACAATGAAGATGTTCTTGGACTTATGGACCCAGGACTCCAAATGAACAACCAG CTCCCTGTTTCTGGAAACCTTCTCGATGTATATGGCAACCAAGGACTTCCCCTCCCGGGCCTCgccatcagcagctcctgtccACCCAACATTAAGAGGGAATACACAG CTCCTGGCATGAAGCAAGTACTGGACAAGCCTGACTCCTGTGGCCTGTATGAAAACTATCAAAGGCCAGAAGGCTTTCCAGTAG AGGCTGAAGTCCGAGCTCTTGCTAAAGAGAGGCAGAAGAAAGACAATCACAACTTAA TTGAACGAAGACGGAGATTCAATATCAACGATCGCATCAAAGAACTGGGAACCTTGATACCCAAGTCAAATGATCC AGACATGCGCTGGAATAAGGGCACCATTCTCAAAGCCTCAGTGGACTATATCAGAAGGCTACAGCGGGAGCAGCAGAGAGCCAAGGAGCTTGAGTGCAGACAGAGAAAGCTGGAGCATGCAAACCGCCATCTGATGCTTCGTATACAG GAGTTGGAGATCCAGGCCCGTGCTCATGGTCTTACAGTGGTGTCATCCCCATCTGTCTGCACATCAGATTTGATGGCCCGAGCCATCAAACAGGAGCCCGTCCTCGGCGACTGCCCCGCAGATCTCTACCAGCACAGCTCGGCTCCTGACATGTCCCCTCCAACCACACTGGACCTCAGCAATGGCACAATCACCTTTGACCAGATTCCCACAGACACGGGCGACCCTGGTCCTTATGGAAACCCCAGGACCtgtaaaataaaggaattggtcAGGGACACCCTGTCGCCAATGTCCCCAAGTGATCCCCTGCTGTCCTCAATGTCCCCAGATGGctccaacaatggcagcagccTCCACAGTTCCAGTTCTAGTATGGAGGAGAAGGAGCATGGCTGTTAG
- the mitfa gene encoding melanocyte inducing transcription factor a isoform X3, giving the protein MLEMLECSHYQVQSHLENPTKYHIQQAQRQQVRQYLSTTLGGKAGSQCPSQPPEHGMPPGPGSSAPNSPMALLTLSSNCEKEMDDVIDDIISLESSYNEDVLGLMDPGLQMNNQLPVSGNLLDVYGNQGLPLPGLAISSSCPPNIKREYTAPGMKQVLDKPDSCGLYENYQRPEGFPVEAEVRALAKERQKKDNHNLIERRRRFNINDRIKELGTLIPKSNDPDMRWNKGTILKASVDYIRRLQREQQRAKELECRQRKLEHANRHLMLRIQELEIQARAHGLTVVSSPSVCTSDLMARAIKQEPVLGDCPADLYQHSSAPDMSPPTTLDLSNGTITFDQIPTDTGDPGPYGNPRTCKIKELVRDTLSPMSPSDPLLSSMSPDGSNNGSSLHSSSSSMEEKEHGC; this is encoded by the exons ATGTTGGAAATGCTTGAATGCAGCCACTATCAG GTGCAGTCCCACCTGGAGAATCCCACCAAGTACCACATCCAGCAGGCTCAGAGGCAGCAGGTGAGGCAGTATCTGTCCACCACCCTGGGAGGGAAAGCCGGCAGCCAGTGCCCCAGCCAGCCCCCCGAGCACGGCATGCCGCCCGGGCCCGGCAGCAGTGCCCCCAACAGTCCTATGGCTCTGCTCACCCTCAGCTCCAACTGTGAGAAAGAG ATGGATGATGTCATTGATGATATCATTAGCTTGGAGTCGAGTTACAATGAAGATGTTCTTGGACTTATGGACCCAGGACTCCAAATGAACAACCAG CTCCCTGTTTCTGGAAACCTTCTCGATGTATATGGCAACCAAGGACTTCCCCTCCCGGGCCTCgccatcagcagctcctgtccACCCAACATTAAGAGGGAATACACAG CTCCTGGCATGAAGCAAGTACTGGACAAGCCTGACTCCTGTGGCCTGTATGAAAACTATCAAAGGCCAGAAGGCTTTCCAGTAG AGGCTGAAGTCCGAGCTCTTGCTAAAGAGAGGCAGAAGAAAGACAATCACAACTTAA TTGAACGAAGACGGAGATTCAATATCAACGATCGCATCAAAGAACTGGGAACCTTGATACCCAAGTCAAATGATCC AGACATGCGCTGGAATAAGGGCACCATTCTCAAAGCCTCAGTGGACTATATCAGAAGGCTACAGCGGGAGCAGCAGAGAGCCAAGGAGCTTGAGTGCAGACAGAGAAAGCTGGAGCATGCAAACCGCCATCTGATGCTTCGTATACAG GAGTTGGAGATCCAGGCCCGTGCTCATGGTCTTACAGTGGTGTCATCCCCATCTGTCTGCACATCAGATTTGATGGCCCGAGCCATCAAACAGGAGCCCGTCCTCGGCGACTGCCCCGCAGATCTCTACCAGCACAGCTCGGCTCCTGACATGTCCCCTCCAACCACACTGGACCTCAGCAATGGCACAATCACCTTTGACCAGATTCCCACAGACACGGGCGACCCTGGTCCTTATGGAAACCCCAGGACCtgtaaaataaaggaattggtcAGGGACACCCTGTCGCCAATGTCCCCAAGTGATCCCCTGCTGTCCTCAATGTCCCCAGATGGctccaacaatggcagcagccTCCACAGTTCCAGTTCTAGTATGGAGGAGAAGGAGCATGGCTGTTAG
- the mitfa gene encoding melanocyte inducing transcription factor a isoform X5 gives MLEMLECSHYQVQSHLENPTKYHIQQAQRQQVRQYLSTTLGGKAGSQCPSQPPEHGMPPGPGSSAPNSPMALLTLSSNCEKEMDDVIDDIISLESSYNEDVLGLMDPGLQMNNQLPVSGNLLDVYGNQGLPLPGLAISSSCPPNIKREYTEAEVRALAKERQKKDNHNLIERRRRFNINDRIKELGTLIPKSNDPDMRWNKGTILKASVDYIRRLQREQQRAKELECRQRKLEHANRHLMLRIQELEIQARAHGLTVVSSPSVCTSDLMARAIKQEPVLGDCPADLYQHSSAPDMSPPTTLDLSNGTITFDQIPTDTGDPGPYGNPRTCKIKELVRDTLSPMSPSDPLLSSMSPDGSNNGSSLHSSSSSMEEKEHGC, from the exons ATGTTGGAAATGCTTGAATGCAGCCACTATCAG GTGCAGTCCCACCTGGAGAATCCCACCAAGTACCACATCCAGCAGGCTCAGAGGCAGCAGGTGAGGCAGTATCTGTCCACCACCCTGGGAGGGAAAGCCGGCAGCCAGTGCCCCAGCCAGCCCCCCGAGCACGGCATGCCGCCCGGGCCCGGCAGCAGTGCCCCCAACAGTCCTATGGCTCTGCTCACCCTCAGCTCCAACTGTGAGAAAGAG ATGGATGATGTCATTGATGATATCATTAGCTTGGAGTCGAGTTACAATGAAGATGTTCTTGGACTTATGGACCCAGGACTCCAAATGAACAACCAG CTCCCTGTTTCTGGAAACCTTCTCGATGTATATGGCAACCAAGGACTTCCCCTCCCGGGCCTCgccatcagcagctcctgtccACCCAACATTAAGAGGGAATACACAG AGGCTGAAGTCCGAGCTCTTGCTAAAGAGAGGCAGAAGAAAGACAATCACAACTTAA TTGAACGAAGACGGAGATTCAATATCAACGATCGCATCAAAGAACTGGGAACCTTGATACCCAAGTCAAATGATCC AGACATGCGCTGGAATAAGGGCACCATTCTCAAAGCCTCAGTGGACTATATCAGAAGGCTACAGCGGGAGCAGCAGAGAGCCAAGGAGCTTGAGTGCAGACAGAGAAAGCTGGAGCATGCAAACCGCCATCTGATGCTTCGTATACAG GAGTTGGAGATCCAGGCCCGTGCTCATGGTCTTACAGTGGTGTCATCCCCATCTGTCTGCACATCAGATTTGATGGCCCGAGCCATCAAACAGGAGCCCGTCCTCGGCGACTGCCCCGCAGATCTCTACCAGCACAGCTCGGCTCCTGACATGTCCCCTCCAACCACACTGGACCTCAGCAATGGCACAATCACCTTTGACCAGATTCCCACAGACACGGGCGACCCTGGTCCTTATGGAAACCCCAGGACCtgtaaaataaaggaattggtcAGGGACACCCTGTCGCCAATGTCCCCAAGTGATCCCCTGCTGTCCTCAATGTCCCCAGATGGctccaacaatggcagcagccTCCACAGTTCCAGTTCTAGTATGGAGGAGAAGGAGCATGGCTGTTAG
- the eevs gene encoding 2-epi-5-epi-valiolone synthase, whose amino-acid sequence MGKVSLEDNDTNEKKNEFNLVRVKGTWKRKLGKKVSNDTADCVSAAKIYESITENGTSWTVVSPIVFTYKVTETRNLLDPSNDTLLLGHITDPKQLEDIKKSNKLIKRFVVIDQEVYKIYGSKITEYFQANNVLYKILALPTTEENKSMTMALKILEEVNNFSLDRRTEPIIAIGGGVCLDIVGLAASLYRRRTPYIRVPTTLLSYVDASVGAKTGVNFANCKNKLGAYIPPAAAFLDLSFIQTVPRRHISNGLAEILKMALMKHRGLFELLETHGRMLLDTKFQADNSVYGCNCLQVASQATHIAIVTMLEELAPNLWEDDLNRLVDFGHLISPELEMKVLPSLLHGEAVNIDMSYMVYVSKESGLLTEDEKQRIISCMVGLELPVWHEACTMELIQKSLQDRLKHSGGLVRMPLPIGLGEAEIYNEASCEILHKAYAKWCDELSISADRNCDS is encoded by the exons ATGGGAAAGGTCAGTCTGGAGGATAATgataccaatgaaaaaaaaaatgagtttaATTTAGTGCGGGTCAAAGGGACCTGGAAGCGCAAACTGGGAAAGAAGGTCAGTAATGACACAGCTGACTGTGTCTCTGCTGCAAAAAT CTATGAGAGCATCACAGAAAATGGCACCAGTTGGACAGTGGTCAGCCCCATCGTCTTTACTTACAAGGTAACTGAGACCCGGAACTTGCTGGATCCAAGCAACGACACACTGCTGCTGGGCCACATCACTGACCCGAAACAGCTGGAGGAcattaaaaaatcaaacaagCTAATCAAACGCTTTGTGGTCATCGACCAAGAAGTCTACAAAATCTATGGCTCCAAAATAACTGAATATTTTCAGGCCAACAATGTCCTGTATAAGATCTTAGCTCTCCCCACCACTGAGGAGAACAAATCCATGACAATGGCCTTGAAGATCCTAGAAGAGGTCAACAACTTCTCCCTTGACCGCCGCACAGAGCCCATCATTGCCATTGGTGGAGGGGTGTGCCTGGATATAGTGGGCCTGGCTGCCTCACTCTACAGGAGACGCACCCCTTACATTAGGGTCCCAACCACACTGCTCTCCTACGTTGATGCCAGTGTGGGAGCAAAGACAGGGGTCAATTTTGCAAACTGCAAGAACAAGCTGGGTGCCTACATCCCACCTGCCGCCGCCTTCCTTGACCTGTCCTTCATACAAACTGTTCCACGACGACACATCTCCAATGGGCTAGCAGAGATTTTAAAG ATGGCCTTGATGAAACACAGAGGCCTCTTTGAGCTTCTTGAGACACACGGCCGTATGCTGTTGGACACTAAATTCCAGGCTGACAACAGTGTATACGGATGCAACTGCTTACAGGTTGCATCGCAAGCAACTCATATAGCCATCGTAACCATGTTGGAGGAACTTGCCCCAAACCTTTGGGAGGATGACTTAAACAGACTTGTGGACTTCGGGCACCTGATCAGCCCAGAATTAGAGATG AAGGTCCTCCCATCTCTGCTGCATGGTGAGGCAGTAAACATTGATATGTCTTACATGGTTTACGTGTCCAAAGAGAGTGGTCTATTGACAGAAGATGAAAAGCAAAGAATCATCAGCTGCATGGTGGGCTTGGAGCTGCCTGTCTGGCATGAAGCGTGTACCATGGAGCTCATACAGAAGTCTCTGCAGGACAGGCTGAAGCATTCGGGAGGCCTGGTCAGAATGCCTCTACCTATTGGTCTTGGGGAAGCAG AAATCTATAATGAAGCATCTTGTGAGATTTTGCACAAAGCTTATGCAAAATGGTGTGATGAGCTGAGCATCTCCGCAGACAGAAACTGTGACTCCTAA